Proteins encoded by one window of Dioscorea cayenensis subsp. rotundata cultivar TDr96_F1 chromosome 20, TDr96_F1_v2_PseudoChromosome.rev07_lg8_w22 25.fasta, whole genome shotgun sequence:
- the LOC120251383 gene encoding uncharacterized protein LOC120251383, whose amino-acid sequence MRLIEEVKAHLQHFRETGWENFLGEVTSFCKENSIDVPNMEDNMPIRGRSRREGQFITHFHHYRVKIFCEVIALISQEMLNLFPEASTELLLLVSCLDPRDSFSKFNIHKLLRLVEMYPEDFSVTECIMLEDQLATFIYDVRHDDDFANVGDLGGFVIKIVDTGKSMNIVKTDLRNKMGDEWMNDSMIVYIEKEVFATIDNEGILKCFQKMQTRRVQLPPLSRMRRTDL is encoded by the exons ATGCGATTGATTGAAGAGGTGAAAGCTCATCTTCAACACTTTAGGGAGACAGGATGGGAGAATTTTTTGGGAGAAGTTACTTCTTTTTGTAAGGAGAACTCAATTGATGTGCCTAATATGGAGGATAATATGCCAATTCGTGGTCGTTCTAGGCGGGAAGGACAATTCATTACTCATTTTCACCATTATCGTGTAAAGATTTTTTGTgag gTTATTGCTTTGATTTCTCAAGAAATGCTCAACCTCTTTCCTGAAGCTAGCACGGAGTTACTTCTTTTGGTATCATGCCTTGATCCTAGGGACTCATTTTCTAAATTCAACATCCATAAGCTACTCCGTCTTGTAGAGATGTATCCTGAAGACTTCTCAGTGACTGAATGTATAATGCTTGAGGATCAACTTGCTACTTTCATTTATGATGTGCgacatgatgatgattttgcaAATGTCGGGGACTTGGGAGGTTTTGTTATAAAGATAGTTGATACTGGCAAAT CGATGAATATAGTGAAAACTGACTTGCGCAACAAAATGGGAGACGAGTGGATGAACGATAGCATGATTGTCTATATTGAGAAAgaggtttttgcaactattgACAATGAGGGGATTCTAAAATGTTTTCAGAAAATGCAAACTCGCCGTGTTCAGTTACCTCCTTTGAGTAGAATGCGTCGCACAGATTTgtga
- the LOC120251955 gene encoding LOW QUALITY PROTEIN: cinnamoyl-CoA reductase-like SNL6 (The sequence of the model RefSeq protein was modified relative to this genomic sequence to represent the inferred CDS: inserted 1 base in 1 codon), with the protein MDMFGEDRRDRVYAVMANLMDXESLCSAFEGCVAVFHTSAFTDPSGVSGYTKQMAEMEAKVGERVVEGCVRSESVRKCVFTSSLLACVWRRNNTTNPHFPTIIDENSWSDETLCRDRKLWFALGKTMAEKAAWRAARGRDLKLVTICPALITGPGFSRRNSTSSIAFLKGSQALFAEGLLATVDVSKVAEAQVTVYEAMHDTACGRYICYDHVIRRCEEAKELERQLGIPNRIITSETMSEDNFNNFNCFELSKRKLSRLIFASRHCSYDIHSMFYS; encoded by the exons ATGGACATGTTTGGAGAAGACAGGAGGGATAGGGTTTATGCAGTCATGGCTAACTTGATGG TTGAAAGCTTATGCTCTGCATTTGAAGGTTGTGTTGCTGTATTCCATACTTCAGCCTTCACTGATCCCTCTGGTGTCTCTGGTTATACA AAACAGATGGCTGAAATGGAAGCAAAAGTGGGAGAAAGAGTGGTGGAAGGTTGTGTGAGAAGTGAAAGTGTGAGGAAGTGTGTGTTTACATCTTCACTTCTtgcatgtgtttggagaaggaACAACACCACCAACCCTCATTTCCCAACCATCATTGATGAGAATTCTTGGTCTGATGAAACCCTCTGCAGGGATAGAAAG TTATGGTTTGCACTGGGAAAAACAATGGCAGAGAAAGCTGCATGGAGAGCAGCTCGTGGAAGAGACTTGAAGCTTGTAACTATATGTCCTGCTCTTATTACTGGACCTGGTTTTTCTCGCCGAAATTCGACTTCATCTATAGCTTTTCTCAAAG GATCTCAAGCATTGTTTGCTGAAGGATTACTAGCAACAGTAGATGTCAGTAAAGTGGCAGAAGCACAAGTAACTGTTTATGAAGCAATGCATGACACTGCTTGTGGGAGGTACATTTGCTATGATCATGTCATCAGAAGAtgtgaagaagcaaaagaattaGAAAGACAACTTGGAATTCCAAACAGAATAATAACAAGTGAAACAATGAGTGAAgataatttcaataattttaactGTTTTGAGTTGTCTAAGAGGAAGCTCTCAAGATTGATCTTTGCATCAAGACATTGTTCTTATGATATTCACTCAATGTTTTACTCTTGA
- the LOC120251954 gene encoding pentatricopeptide repeat-containing protein At1g71420 isoform X1: MTAASASYPPCSLTTFLMSLASPPFLAPARLHAALPMAASCCSVDEEDDAWIVFRTMPCRDVITWNAMITGFLSGGHPQRSLNLFAEMRQCRVAFDQATIVCVICSCCSLRQCQELHGLVTKFGFESEVEVGTALLKAYAGFGGDGDDCLRIFEGIQEHDIVSWTGIIAACAEQEPEKAILLFCRLQQHDLKPDRYTFSVVIRASAGFATERHCSALYSLIVRYGFGDDLVLCNALIHAYAHCGSIGLAEQVFEQMTTRDQVSWNSMIMAYAAHGRGREALRAFAFMDVLPDSATFVGVLTACSHGGLVNDGRDLFKAMLEVYGIAPQLDHFACMVDILGRAGKLLEAEDLINQMPIKPDSVIWSSLLGACRKHGEAKIAEKAAQMLMELDPQNSVGYVMMSNIFSAKGSFSNAASFRKGMKVYGVKKDPGLSWIEIGNHIHEFSAGGLHHPQREEIYEELKKLVIKVKEVGYVADIRLVFHEIEEEYKEERLLLHSEKLALVFGLMNSSSTLADLRIMKNIRICEDCHNFMKLTSKCIDREIIVRDANRFHHFKDGHCSCGNYW, encoded by the coding sequence TTGTCTTTAGGACGATGCCTTGTCGAGATGTCATCACTTGGAATGCGATGATTACCGGCTTCTTATCCGGTGGCCATCCACAACGATCGCTGAACCTGTTTGCTGAAATGCGTCAATGCCGCGTTGCGTTCGATCAGGCCACAATCGTTTGTGTCATCTGTTCCTGCTGTAGTCTTCGGCAATGCCAAGAATTACATGGCCTTGTGACAAAGTTTGGCTTTGAGTCCGAGGTCGAGGTCGGTACTGCACTCTTGAAAGCCTATGCAGGctttggtggtgatggtgatgattgTTTGAGGATTTTTGAAGGGATTCAAGAACATGATATTGTGTCCTGGACTGGGATCATTGCGGCTTGCGCAGAGCAAGAGCCAGAGAAAGCGATTCTTCTCTTTTGTCGCCTTCAACAGCATGATCTGAAACCTGACAGATACACATTTTCTGTAGTGATCAGAGCATCTGCCGGCTTTGCAACTGAGCGGCATTGCTCTGCTCTTTATTCACTTATTGTGAGATATGGGTTTGGTGATGATTTGGTGCTTTGCAATGCTTTAATTCATGCCTATGCTCATTGTGGTAGCATTGGACTTGCGGAGCAGGTCTTTGAACAAATGACAACCCGTGATCAAGTTTCATGGAACTCAATGATCATGGCTTATGCTGCTCATGGGCGTGGAAGGGAAGCATTACGTGCTTTTGCTTTCATGGATGTCTTGCCTGATTCTGCAACATTTGTTGGAGTACTTACAGCCTGCAGCCACGGGGGATTGGTTAATGATGGTAGGGACCTGTTCAAAGCCATGTTGGAGGTTTATGGGATTGCTCCTCAGCTTGATCACTTTGCGTGCATGGTGGACATTCTTGGACGTGCAGGTAAATTGCTCGAGGCTGAGGATCTTATAAATCAAATGCCAATTAAGCCGGACTCTGTCATTTGGAGCTCATTGCTTGGGGCTTGCAGAAAGCATGGAGAAGCCAAGATTGCAGAAAAAGCAGCACAAATGTTAATGGAACTAGACCCTCAAAATTCAGTAGGGTATGTGATGATGTCTAACATCTTTTCTGCCAAAGGTAGTTTTAGCAATGCCGCCTCTTTTAGGAAAGGTATGAAAGTGTATGGGGTGAAAAAGGATCCTGGATTGAGCTGGATTGAGATTGGGAATCATATTCATGAATTCTCAGCTGGTGGTCTTCATCATCCCCAAAGAGAAGAAATATATGAAGAACTTAAAAAGCTTGTGATAAAGGTGAAGGAAGTAGGTTATGTAGCAGACATAAGATTGGTATTCCACGAGATTGAGGAGGAGTATAAGGAAGAGCGCCTTTTGCTTCACAGTGAGAAGTTGGCCTTGGTATTTGGACTAATGAATTCTTCTTCTACTCTAGCTGACTTGAGGATCATGAAGAATATCAGAATCTGTGAGGACTGTCATAACTTCATGAAACTGACATCTAAATGCATTGATAGAGAGATCATCGTCCGGGATGCAAATCGTTTCCACCATTTTAAGGATGGGCATTGTTCTTGTGGCAATTATTGGTGA
- the LOC120251954 gene encoding pentatricopeptide repeat-containing protein At1g71420 isoform X2, whose product MTAASASYPPCSLTTFLMSLASPPFLAPARLHAALPMAASVDEEDDAWIVFRTMPCRDVITWNAMITGFLSGGHPQRSLNLFAEMRQCRVAFDQATIVCVICSCCSLRQCQELHGLVTKFGFESEVEVGTALLKAYAGFGGDGDDCLRIFEGIQEHDIVSWTGIIAACAEQEPEKAILLFCRLQQHDLKPDRYTFSVVIRASAGFATERHCSALYSLIVRYGFGDDLVLCNALIHAYAHCGSIGLAEQVFEQMTTRDQVSWNSMIMAYAAHGRGREALRAFAFMDVLPDSATFVGVLTACSHGGLVNDGRDLFKAMLEVYGIAPQLDHFACMVDILGRAGKLLEAEDLINQMPIKPDSVIWSSLLGACRKHGEAKIAEKAAQMLMELDPQNSVGYVMMSNIFSAKGSFSNAASFRKGMKVYGVKKDPGLSWIEIGNHIHEFSAGGLHHPQREEIYEELKKLVIKVKEVGYVADIRLVFHEIEEEYKEERLLLHSEKLALVFGLMNSSSTLADLRIMKNIRICEDCHNFMKLTSKCIDREIIVRDANRFHHFKDGHCSCGNYW is encoded by the coding sequence TTGTCTTTAGGACGATGCCTTGTCGAGATGTCATCACTTGGAATGCGATGATTACCGGCTTCTTATCCGGTGGCCATCCACAACGATCGCTGAACCTGTTTGCTGAAATGCGTCAATGCCGCGTTGCGTTCGATCAGGCCACAATCGTTTGTGTCATCTGTTCCTGCTGTAGTCTTCGGCAATGCCAAGAATTACATGGCCTTGTGACAAAGTTTGGCTTTGAGTCCGAGGTCGAGGTCGGTACTGCACTCTTGAAAGCCTATGCAGGctttggtggtgatggtgatgattgTTTGAGGATTTTTGAAGGGATTCAAGAACATGATATTGTGTCCTGGACTGGGATCATTGCGGCTTGCGCAGAGCAAGAGCCAGAGAAAGCGATTCTTCTCTTTTGTCGCCTTCAACAGCATGATCTGAAACCTGACAGATACACATTTTCTGTAGTGATCAGAGCATCTGCCGGCTTTGCAACTGAGCGGCATTGCTCTGCTCTTTATTCACTTATTGTGAGATATGGGTTTGGTGATGATTTGGTGCTTTGCAATGCTTTAATTCATGCCTATGCTCATTGTGGTAGCATTGGACTTGCGGAGCAGGTCTTTGAACAAATGACAACCCGTGATCAAGTTTCATGGAACTCAATGATCATGGCTTATGCTGCTCATGGGCGTGGAAGGGAAGCATTACGTGCTTTTGCTTTCATGGATGTCTTGCCTGATTCTGCAACATTTGTTGGAGTACTTACAGCCTGCAGCCACGGGGGATTGGTTAATGATGGTAGGGACCTGTTCAAAGCCATGTTGGAGGTTTATGGGATTGCTCCTCAGCTTGATCACTTTGCGTGCATGGTGGACATTCTTGGACGTGCAGGTAAATTGCTCGAGGCTGAGGATCTTATAAATCAAATGCCAATTAAGCCGGACTCTGTCATTTGGAGCTCATTGCTTGGGGCTTGCAGAAAGCATGGAGAAGCCAAGATTGCAGAAAAAGCAGCACAAATGTTAATGGAACTAGACCCTCAAAATTCAGTAGGGTATGTGATGATGTCTAACATCTTTTCTGCCAAAGGTAGTTTTAGCAATGCCGCCTCTTTTAGGAAAGGTATGAAAGTGTATGGGGTGAAAAAGGATCCTGGATTGAGCTGGATTGAGATTGGGAATCATATTCATGAATTCTCAGCTGGTGGTCTTCATCATCCCCAAAGAGAAGAAATATATGAAGAACTTAAAAAGCTTGTGATAAAGGTGAAGGAAGTAGGTTATGTAGCAGACATAAGATTGGTATTCCACGAGATTGAGGAGGAGTATAAGGAAGAGCGCCTTTTGCTTCACAGTGAGAAGTTGGCCTTGGTATTTGGACTAATGAATTCTTCTTCTACTCTAGCTGACTTGAGGATCATGAAGAATATCAGAATCTGTGAGGACTGTCATAACTTCATGAAACTGACATCTAAATGCATTGATAGAGAGATCATCGTCCGGGATGCAAATCGTTTCCACCATTTTAAGGATGGGCATTGTTCTTGTGGCAATTATTGGTGA